In Stanieria sp. NIES-3757, the DNA window AAATTTGAGTTTCCTGTTCAATGGGGGATTGATTTACAATCGGAACACGAACGATATTTAGCCGAAGAATTGTTTAAAAAACCTTTAATTGTTACCAATTATCCTAAAGAGATCAAAGCTTTTTATATGCGACTCAATGATGATGGTAAAACCGTAGCAGCCATGGATGTTTTAGCTCCAAAAATCGGTGAAATTATTGGCGGTTCACAAAGAGAAGAAAGATTAGCAGTTTTAGAAGAACGTATTCAAGCTTTAGACATGGAAACCGATAGTTTATGGTGGTATTTAGATTTACGTCGTTACGGAACTGTTCCTCATGCTGGTTTTGGTTTAGGATTTGAAAGAATTGTTCAGTTTATGACAGGAATGGGTAATATTCGAGATGTAATTCCTTTCCCCAGAACTCCTTTAAGTGCTGATTTTTAAAATAGTGTTGGTAGGCATTTTTGATTAGGAAAAATGCTTGCCAGTGATCAATATATATAATTATCTAGGCAAAAATAATCAGGACGCTGCACGCTTCTCACTTTTTACTTTTCACAATAACTTATGTTCATAAATTAAATAGAATTGCTATAGTAACTGATGTTACGCACTCTTGAGTAAATGTAATTCACACATAGCTTGTTGCAAAGCTTTGACATAAATAGTACTGCGCAAAGCAAAATGGTTCATCTTGTGTTTCAATTTCAGACACTCTAATTGAAATGCAGCATAGATAGACATAAAGATATGGTTTCCTTGAGTACGAAGACATTTAGTTGGGGACTTAGCTAAACCAGTATTAGACTTGAGCGTTTTATGAAAGACTTCCACGTTCCACCGTTTTTGGTAGATTGCTTCTATTTGAGGGACATTACAGTTTAAATCACTACAAGCCAAATACAAAATACCAGTACTGCCATCTTGGTTTTTAAAGACTTGACGATAGATGAGAACAGGAAAGTCCAGTCCTTTAAGCCATCCTCTGACTGAGATCTGTTCTGACCAGTTGAGTTCATCAATTCTGGTAAAACAACCCTGTTTTTTGTTTTCTTCACTCAAGGCTACGGTACGATTGCTTTTGAGAGCCATGATCAAGTGCTTATCTAAATCCTGACAGATAAAAGCCATATTTTCCTTCGAGGAAAACCAACTATCAGCTAGCACATACCTGTATTTGAGTTGATTCTGGGAGCAAATTTTTAATTGATTTCGTGTTAATTCATTTTTTGTTGCTGTTGCTTTTCGTTTTTCCTTCTTTGTTTTTACCTCACAAAATTTTATGGACTTTTTGACGACATCAAACCCAATTGGTAGGCTTATGTCTTCGACACTATAAACATAGTTGATGATGTTAATTCCCTTGACAGAACGGTTTTCTTGATGGTCATGATGCCAGCACACTAACTCATTCTCTTGGGTATGAGGTTTTTTCTCTATGGTGTCATCCACAATCAACACACCATCTTCTTGTTCATACTCCCTGACCACTGGTTTCACTAACTTCCACAGCTCTCGTGACTCTAAGTCTTTAGCCGACAGGAAACGAGTTATTTTATCGTGACTGATACTTCCTTCTAATACTCTTGATAATCCTGTCGCTGTTATCTGTCCAAACGAGCTGATAATATAATCGCTGTATAGTTCCAAAAGCTTTTTGTCCATTCGAGTATTATAGCTTTTGCGTAACATCAGATAGTAATTAAATTGGCATTTTTGAGTTTAATTTCGGTTATATTTTATAACCATTCAATCTTTCTAGCTGCTTCTGGTAATTTACTTTCTTGTTGTCCTTGGGTTCGTGCTTGAAAACCAATCAAATCTATCGGAGTTTTGAGCAGATCGATCCAAGGTGTTTTTCCTGCGATCGCTTTTAAACTATTTGTAGGCAGTTCTTTAAGTAACCATCGACTCAGACGATAAAAGATTTCTTGAGGAGTTAATTCTCTCATTAAATTAACACCATGAAGTTCATGTAAATAGCGGTTGGAACTTCCATAACGTCGAAATTGACTACGAAAATTTTTTAAATTAGAACGATGGCGATGTTCAATAATTGCAGTTGGTGCATAAGCTAATTGCCATGAAGTTTCTTTTTGAATACGCCAACAAATATCAGCATCACCACCAGTAGTTAAATGAGGACGAAATAATCCTACTTTTACAAAAGCTTCTTTTCTAATGGCAATGTTAGCAGTTTGTCCGTAGGGATAAAAAGGGTGTTGGAGCAAAAATTTTTGAGACATAATCTGATTGCGGTCGGCATATTTTTCTAGTAAAGTATTTCCAAATAAGGCAACAACTTCACCTACAACAATACCAACTTGAAAATTACTAAAAGGTTGTACGATTTTTTCTAACCAATCTGGTTGGGGACGACAATCAGTATCAGTAAAAACTAAAATTTCTCCTTGAGCTTTACGAATGCCTAAATTACGAGCAGCATAAGAACTTTGAATTTCTTTTTCGCTAAGATGTCTCAGCTTCATTCCTTTTTCAGAAGCTGTTTGTTGGGCTTCTTTTAAAATAATGGCAGTGCGATCGCTACTGTTATTATCAACCAATAAATATTCGCTTAGTTCTTTTGGATAAGTTTGTTTAAATAAACATTTAATTAGTTGATGCAAATCAGTTTCGCCATTATAAATTGGCACAATTATTGATACTGAAGGCAAGTATTTTTGCTGACTAATCATAATTCAGATTGTACTGATTTTTTTGCTAGGCTGCTAACCAAATTGACAAATCTCGTTGAAGTAAATCTTGTAATTTTAAAATATCTTCTCGATAAATTTTTATTAATTGTTCCCGATCTTCTTCCGATAAAGGAGCTTGTTTTTTCTCAACAGAATTGAGATTGAGCAGACTATTTCTTAGTTTTTGCCTAGTTTCTAAAGGAACAATAGTTTTTAGAGTATTAGCAACCATAGTTCTTAGAGGATTTTTACCTTGGAGTAAATGATTAATAGTTTGATTTTTAGGAACTTTAGCAACTTGAGCTTTCTTACTCATATCAGGACAAAAAGTATCATCTACACCTAGATAACGATACATTTCTTGCATGATTGCTTCAGGTTGCTTACAAAAATCTTCGTAGAGAAAAACTTTAATTTGCTCTGGGCAAAATTGCTCGTAGTAAAATTTTAATGGCTCGTAATAAAAACCTTTACGAATCATAAAAGATTTGTGCGCGCTATGTCGAATTTGTTCGGAAAGAGGACGATAAGCGATCGCATCTCTAATATGCATTAAATAATCTGAATATGCTCGTTCTACAGGATTTCTTAAAATAGCAATTAATTTAGCATCAGGAAGATATTGTTTAATTTTTGGTGCGGAAAATTGGTAATGAAATAAATAATTAGGAGAAGCTTCACCAATGGCAATTTCATCTTGAACTTCAGTAAATAATTGGCAATAATCAGCGAAGGTAATAATCCCTTTTTTATTGCGTTGTTCTACAGGAAGACTTTCCCAATCTTTTTCAAAAAAATTAGTCTCTTTGACTGGACTCATATAAATTTGGGGATGTTCTTGGAGATAGTTGTAAATTGATGTAGTACCAGCTTTTTGAATGCCAATGATTAAGAAGTTGGGAAGTTTCATAATTATTCTTTTTTTGTCATTAGTTAGGGATTGAAAAATTAAAGTGATTAATTAGTTAAATAATTGTCAATATCAAGTTTTTCAATCTTAGCCAATTATGATTTTTCAAACCGTAACAAACATTTAAGTATTTCATTTAATATGTTAAAGCGGTTTTATTAAGAGTTAATGAAAATACAGAGTTGTTTTGTAAAAATTAGATGTAATTATTCAAAAAATTTTGGCAACCTCAATCTAATCAGTAGATTTACGAGACAAACGACTACCTCGACGACAAACTAAATCAAAATCACAATATTGACAAACTTTTTGTTCTAAATCTGGAGCGACAGGATAATAACCTTTTTGTAAGTTAAGTTGGACTTTTTCAGCAAAATTTGCCAATTGTTCTGAATTTCGTTTAGCTGAAGCAATTTTTTTGCGTTTAGTTAAAGAATAATAGATAGCCTCAACAGATTGATCCTGAAAACACTGTTCAATTGCTGCTTGATATAAAGGAAGTTGCAAATCTAAACTCGCTTTCCCCTCTTCATCTTTAATCCCTAAAGGAGTAGTGCTACTAGTTTTATAATCTAAAATAACTAATCCAGTAGTAGTGCGATCAATTCTGTCTATTTTCCCTTTAATTTGTAATCCATGCCACTCTATCTTAAATTTGCTTTCTCTAGATACAATTTCTCTTTCTTCTGGTAGGAACTCTGGTGTAATGAGATTGAGATAAAGTAATTCAAGATGTTCTTGCCTTCTTGCTTGCCAAGCTGGTAATTCTAATAAATTTAATTCTTGTTCGACTTGTATAAAAGCTTGTTCTAATTGTTGTAAATTAAATTCGGCTAAATCAGCAGCAGTTTTGATTTTTTCTAAAGATAATTCTAAACAGCGATGATATAAATTTCCTCTAGAAATAGTGCTTAAATCTAACTCTGCTTCTGGTAATTCTTTTAATTTTAATAACCGATACGCAAACCATTTAAAAGGGCATTGCCCTAATTGAGTGAGTTGAGAAGCACTAAAGACTAAATTATTAGATTCAAGAGGAATACCAATGAAACCATCATATTCGTCAGCTACAGTAGCAACTTCTCTATTTTGTTCTACTTGCCAGGCTTTAACTATGTGTTTGATGGTGAAATCTTTTAACTTTGTCGGTTGATGTAAATAAACTTGACGTGCTTTTTCTAAACTAGCAACAGGTAAATTTGGTAAAGAAGATGGTTTTAATCCTAAACGAGTCAAATAATGGCTAGGTAAAATAGATTCTTGTTTAATTAATTGGGGATAAGAAAAAATAATTTTTGTTTGTGGTACTGCTAAAAAACTGTAAAAAGCCAGTGCTTCTCGATTAGTTTTTGTAACAGCAGTTTCGATCCGAAATCCCTGTTTAACTAATTGCTTACGTTCAAAAAAATCTAAAATTGAATCACTAGTAATAGCAGCAGGAAAAATTCCTTCTCCCATACCTAAAACAAAAACATAATTATATTTAGCTCCGAGTAAAGATAAAGGTGTGTGTAACTCAATACCACCTCTTCCTGGTTGAGCAGGTACGGTTAATAAAGCAAGAGTATCTCTTACATCTTGGAAAAAAGCTGTTTGAGTAAGTATTTCTGCTTCTGGTTGAGCAAGCTGAACTAAAGCCTCTTGAATCTTGTAAAAAGCGACTATTTCCCTAGCCCAACGCTTCCCTTGCTGTCTTAATTGAAATTGTTCGAGGATATTTTGTAGTAGTTGTACCCATTCATCTCTGCGGTTTCGTTTTGGTAACTGCAACAAAGATAAATCGACTCCTAACTCTTGCCAAGCTGAAAAAGTTTGAGGGTGTTTTAATTTTGCCTGTTGCCAAATTTCACCAGGAAGTTGTCTAGCTAAGGGATGAGAAAGCAATTTAGCTGTAGTTTCAAAGGGAAAATTAGTTTCAATTACTTCTAATAACAGTTTTAACCAAGCACCCATACGGGTATGTTCTAAACCAATAGCATATAAAGCCCGTAGCGGTAAATTGTATTCCCACGCAGTATCTAATAAAGTCGTGCCATATAACTGTTCATCTCTAGCGACTATAACAATTTCTTTTGCACTAACTCCTTGATTGAGTAAACTTTTGACTTGAGTTAAAATGTCTCTTACTTCTGTTTCTAAATTAGGATAAACCTGTAAGCTAATTCCTTGGGGTAAAGGTTGTTGGTGAAGAAAACATTGTTGTAATTGTTTGCCTATTGAATTCGTGTTTGTTTGAGGCATAAGCTTTGCCTCTCTACAATGCCATCCTCTGGCAGTTAAAA includes these proteins:
- a CDS encoding transposase IS4 family protein, whose amino-acid sequence is MLRKSYNTRMDKKLLELYSDYIISSFGQITATGLSRVLEGSISHDKITRFLSAKDLESRELWKLVKPVVREYEQEDGVLIVDDTIEKKPHTQENELVCWHHDHQENRSVKGINIINYVYSVEDISLPIGFDVVKKSIKFCEVKTKKEKRKATATKNELTRNQLKICSQNQLKYRYVLADSWFSSKENMAFICQDLDKHLIMALKSNRTVALSEENKKQGCFTRIDELNWSEQISVRGWLKGLDFPVLIYRQVFKNQDGSTGILYLACSDLNCNVPQIEAIYQKRWNVEVFHKTLKSNTGLAKSPTKCLRTQGNHIFMSIYAAFQLECLKLKHKMNHFALRSTIYVKALQQAMCELHLLKSA
- a CDS encoding glycosyl transferase family 2, with amino-acid sequence MISQQKYLPSVSIIVPIYNGETDLHQLIKCLFKQTYPKELSEYLLVDNNSSDRTAIILKEAQQTASEKGMKLRHLSEKEIQSSYAARNLGIRKAQGEILVFTDTDCRPQPDWLEKIVQPFSNFQVGIVVGEVVALFGNTLLEKYADRNQIMSQKFLLQHPFYPYGQTANIAIRKEAFVKVGLFRPHLTTGGDADICWRIQKETSWQLAYAPTAIIEHRHRSNLKNFRSQFRRYGSSNRYLHELHGVNLMRELTPQEIFYRLSRWLLKELPTNSLKAIAGKTPWIDLLKTPIDLIGFQARTQGQQESKLPEAARKIEWL
- a CDS encoding sulfotransferase, giving the protein MKLPNFLIIGIQKAGTTSIYNYLQEHPQIYMSPVKETNFFEKDWESLPVEQRNKKGIITFADYCQLFTEVQDEIAIGEASPNYLFHYQFSAPKIKQYLPDAKLIAILRNPVERAYSDYLMHIRDAIAYRPLSEQIRHSAHKSFMIRKGFYYEPLKFYYEQFCPEQIKVFLYEDFCKQPEAIMQEMYRYLGVDDTFCPDMSKKAQVAKVPKNQTINHLLQGKNPLRTMVANTLKTIVPLETRQKLRNSLLNLNSVEKKQAPLSEEDREQLIKIYREDILKLQDLLQRDLSIWLAA